The following DNA comes from Rhodanobacteraceae bacterium.
CCTGACCAGTCGCGAACAGGCCATCCAGACTGACTGGTCACGCTATCTCAGTGCCATCTGCGATCCGCGCCCGAGTGCGGCCATTCGGGAAGATCTGGCGATGCGCGGATCGCTGTTCATCACTCAGGGCTTCATTGCCCGCCAGCCTCAAGGCGACACCGTGCTGCTGGGGCGTGGCGGTTCGGATACCTCGGCCAGCTATTTCGGCGCGCTGCTGGGTGCCGACAGGGTCGAGATCTGGACCGATGTGCCGGGCATGTTCAGTGCCAATCCCAGGTTGGTGCCCGATGCCCGACTGCTGCGACAACTGGATTACGACGAGGCCCAGGAGATTGCCACCACCGGCGCCAAGGTTCTGCACCCGCGGGCGATTGCACCGGTGCGCGAGGTGCGCGTGCCCTTGTGGATCAAGGACACCGAGCGCCCCGATTTTCCCGGCACCGAGATCAGCGCCGAGTCAGCCGCTGGCGCGCCCAGCGTCAAGGCGATCTCCATGCGCAACGGCATCACCCTGGTGTCGATGGAATCCATCGGCATGTGGCAACAGGTGGGCTTTCTGGCCGACGTCTTCGGCATCTTCAAGCGTCATGGACTGTCAGTAGATCTGATCGGCTCGGCCGAGACCAATGTCACCGTGTCGCTGGATCCCAGCGACAATCTGCTGGACGCCGGCACCCTGGAAGCGTTGTGCAGCGATCTGGCCCAGGTCTGCCGGGTCAAGGTGATTGCGCCTTGCGCCGCAGTGACGCTGGTGGGGCGCGGCATGCGCGGCATGATGCACCGACTGAGTGAACTGCTCGCCGAGGTCGGTGCCAGGCGCGTGCATCTGGTGTCGCAATCGTCCAACAATCTGAATCTGACCTTCGTCATCGACGCGGCCGATGCCGACGGCGTGGTGCCCAGTCTGCATGCCCTGCTGGTGCGCGCCCGCTTGACCGGTGCCGAGGGTGATCCGGTGTTCGGTCCGGCCTGGCGTGAGCTCGAAGGGCTGCGGCCGGCGCCGCAGCCGAGCTGGTGGCAGCACGTCAGACCCGCACTGCTGGCCCATGCCGGCGCCGGAACGCCGACCTATGTCTACGCCGACAGTGTGCTCTGCGCGCGGGCTCAAGGCTTGCTGGGATTGGCTGCCGTCGATCGACGCTACTACGCCATCAAGGCGAATCCGCATCCGCAGATTCTGCAGCGGCTGGCGACACTGGGTTTCGGCATGGAGTGCGTGTCCAGCGGTGAGCTCGCCCATATCCGCCAGTCGGTTCCGGATCTGCCGATGGATCGAATCCTGTTCACCCCGAATTTTGCGGCACGCAGCGAGTACCAGCAGGCACTCGAACTCGGCGTCAACGTCACCGTCGACAATCTGGCCTTGCTCGACGACTGGGCGGAGCTCTGGGACGGTCGCGAGATTCTGCTGCGCTTCGATCTGGGACGTGGACTCGGTCACCATGACAAGGTCAAGACCGGCGGCGAGAAGAGCAAGTTTGGTATCGGTCTGGCTGATCTGGATCAGGCCGTCGCCAGCGCCCGACGTGCCGGCGCGGTCATCGTCGGTCTGCACGCGCATCTGGGCAGCGGCATCTTCGACGTGGGTCACTGGAAATCGGTGTACTCGGATCTCGCGGCGTTGGCCGAGCGCTTTCCGGCGCTGCGATATCTGGATATCGGCGGTGGTCTGGGCGTGCCCCACGAGCCCGGCGAGCCGGCGCTCGATCTGCGCGAACTGGATGCCGCGCTGGCAGAGGTCAAGTCCATGTATCCGCGCTACCAGTTGTGGATAGAGCCTGGGCGCTATCTGGTGGCCGAGGCGGGCGTGCTCCTGGCGCGGGTCAACCAGACCAAGCGCAAGAGCGGCGCCCAGTTCCTCGGTATCGACGCCGGCATGCACACCCTGTTGCGCCCGGCGCTGTACGAGGCCTGGCACGAGATCGTCAACCTCAGTCGCCTCGATGAACCCTCCGCCGGACGCTGGCAGGTGGTCGGACCGATCTGCGAATCGGGCGATATCCTGGGACGCGATCGATTGTTGCCCGCCAGCGCCGAGGGCGATGTGGTGCTTATCGCCAATGCCGGTGCCTACGGTGCCTCGATGGCGTCGAACTACAACCTGCGCGGTCTGGTGCGAGAGGTCTATGACGATTCCATTTAGAGTGGCAGAAGCGGGGCAGGGGGCAGGGGGCAGGAGACAGGGGAAGAGCGCAGAGCCTGAGGTCCCATATTCCCCGCAACTCCCGTGCCCCGTGCCCCGTTCCCCAACGGGGCAGGGGGCAAGGGGCAGGGGGCAGGGGAAGAGCGCAGAGCCTGAGGTCCCATATTCCCGGCAACTCCGGTGCCCCGTGCCCCGTTTCCCTTGCCCCATCTCCGAGATCCGCGCATGAGCCCGAATTCCACCCGCCCGCATGCCCAGGTCTTCCGCTTGGCCGAGGCCGCCTATGCCGACGGCGAGGTCAGCTTGGCCTATGCCTTCGATGACGGCCCGCCGATGGTCGAGCGCATCCAGTTTCCCGGCGCCCCGGCCCGAGTGCCGGCTGGACGCGAGCAGGCCTTTGCGCAGGCGTTGATGTTGCTGCACGGGATTGCCGGCGTCAGCTATTACAAGGCGCTGGTGCCCGAACGCATCGAGTTTGCCGGCACCCTGCCGGATCCGGCGCTGGCCGATCTGCTCAACGAAACCTATCTGCATGGCCTGGGAGAATTCGCCCATCAGAACGGGCTCGACCTGCGCGAGCAGATATGCTTTCCCCGAGGTGCAGCAGCCGCATCGACAGCAGCGCAGCTAGGCCTGCCCCGGCGCGCGCTGGTGCCCATCGGCGGCGGCAAGGATTCTCTGGTCAGCATCGAAACCCTGAAGCAGGCCGGCGAAGCCTTCGCCGTGGTCTGGATCGGCCGTTCCGACCTGATCCGTGCCTGTGCTCAAGCCACCGGACAGCCCCTGCTCAACATCCAGAGAACGATTGCGCCGGAACTGTTCGAACTCAATCGCCAGGGCGCCTGGAACGGCCATATCCCGGTCACCGCGATCAACTCGGCCATTCTGGTCCTGGCGGCGCTGCTCTACGGATACGACGAGATCGTGTTCTCGAATGAAGCCTCGGCCAGCGTCGGCAATTTCAGCGAGAACGAGCTCGACATCAACCACCAGTGGAGCAAGAGCCTGCGCTTCGAGTCGCTGTTTGCCGACTACCTGCGCTCGCATGTGGCATCCGATCTGGGCTATTACTCGCTGCTGCGGCCCTTGTCCGAACTGGCCGTGACCGAGCGCTTTGCCCGTCTGACCCGCTATCACTCGCTGTTTTCCAGCTGCAACCGCAACTTCCGCATTCTCGGTGCCCGGCCATCCTCGCGCTGGTGTGGTGAATGTCCGAAGTGCCGCTTCGTGTTCCTGGCGCTGGCGCCGTTCATGAGCAAGCCGGCCTTGCTGGCCATTTTTGGCCGCAATCTGCTGGACGAACGCGAGCAGATCGACGGTTTCGACGCGCTGCTCGAATTCGGTGCGGTCAAGCCTTTCGAGTGCGTAGGGGAAGGCAGGGAATCGCGTGCCGCCCTGCTGGCCCTGTGCGAACGCGCCGACTGGCGCGAGGATCTGATCGTGCAACGCTTCCAGCAGCAGATCCTGCCCCGGATCGACGCGTCGGCACTGGCGATGGCGCCGATGTTGCAGCCGGCGACCGAGCATCGGGTTCCGGAGCGGCTACGGGCGCTGTTGTAGGAGAGTCGCGCCGAGGCCCTGTGGGAGTCCAAGCCGCCCCGGTAGTTGCGCTTGTTCGCGCATCAAACTGTCGGCGAACTCGGGGGGCATTTTTTGTCCGCAAAGGACGCAAAGGACGCGAAGAATTCAATGGTTGTCCGGTTGAGCACGATGTCTGGCGACACCGCCAACCGAAATCCTGGAGTCGCTCTACTTTGCGTCCTTTGCGTACTTTGCGGAAAATGTTTTGATTCAATTGCTTGCGGTATGTTTGGTGAGGGCGGCTTTAGCCGCGATTGCCACAACCACCATTACGCGCCTGCGGTCGAGATCGGCATACTGCCCTGATTGCTCTTGCCGGACCGCCCGCTTGCCTGAAACCGCACCCGTCTTGCGCCGCCTCGGCCTGTGGAGCGCCAGCGCCATCGTGGTGGCCAACATGATCGGCACCGGCGTGTTTTCCACGCTGAGCTATCAGGTGCACGCCTTGCCTGACGAGCGCGCCATCCTGCTTCTGTGGGTGCTCGGGGGGCTGTCGGCGCTGGCCGGGGCGCTCTGCTACGCCGAACTCGGTGCCGGCAGACCGCGCTCGGGTGGCGAATACCTGCTGTTGACCCAGTTGTTTCATCCAGCGGTTGGCTTCCTGGCGGGCTGGATCTCGGTCGTCGCCGGATTTGCCGGGCCTATTGCCGCTGCCGCGCTGGCTTTTTCGGCCTACTTCGGCAAGCTTTGGCCGCCAGCGGCGCAGGCGCCGACCACCGTGGCCCTCGTGCTGGTCAGCTTGATCAGTGCCTTGCACATGCTGCGGGTGGAAATCGGGGCCGGATTCCAGGTGGTCACCACGGCCTTCAAGATCCTGGTCATGCTCGGAATCGTCGTGGCGGCGCTGCTGGTAGCGCCAGAACGGGCGTTGGTGCAGACCGATCTGGCTGCCACCGTGTTTGATCCGGCCTTTGCCGTGTCGCTGGTTTATGTGACCTACGCATACCTGGGTTGGAACGCGGCGCTGTACGTGGCCGGCGAGGTCCGCAATCCGCAGCGCAATCTGCCGCTGTCGCTGCTGGCCAGCACCGCACTCGTGACCCTGCTCTATGTGGCGGTCAACTGGGCCTTTCTGCGGCTGGTGCCCTTTGCCGATCTGGTGCGGGTCGATCCGGGCACGATGTCGGTGGAGAACGAGCTGGCCGTGGGCTTTCTCGCCGGGCGAGCGCTGTTCGGCGAGGCCGGCGGCATGATCGTCGGCGGTGCCATTGCCTTCACGCTGGTGTCGACGGTCAGTGCCATGGTGCTGGCCGGGCCGCGTGTGTTGGCGGCCATGGCCGACGACTGGCCGCCCTTTGCCGTTTTCGGGCGCCGTCACAGCGGCGGTTCGCCGCGGCACGCGATCGTCTTTCAGTGGTTGCTGATCATGCTGCTGTTGCTCACCGCCAGCTTCGAGTTCGTGGTCAATTTCATCGGCGTTTCTCTGACCTTGTTCAACATCGCCGTGATTGTCGGCTTCCTGCGTGAGCGCTGGCGCGAGCCGGATCGCCCGCGACCCTTCCGTGCCCCTTTCGGCTGGACCGCCGGCTTGCTGTTCCTGGCGCTCAACAGTTGGATGGTGGTGTTCCTGTCAGCCAATCAGCCGCAGGCGGTCTTGTTGTCGCTGGCCTCCATCGCCGTGGCCTTTGTTGGATACTGGCCTCTGCGCCACCATGCCCCGGAAACACGCCGTTGAACTCAGCTGCTGAACTCGCACGCCAGACAAGCCGATTGCCCCTGCCGTTCCCAAGGCTGACCCTGATGCTGGCGGCGCTGGCCTTGCTGATCAGCAGCGCGGCGCCGGCGCTGGAGCTGTGCCCTGGCGCGAGCCCGGAACCCGAATGGAATCGTGGAGCTCTCAACGATACCGCACGGATACTGGCTGGCTTGCGCGCACCGCTGGAATCGGAATTGGCCGAGCGTATCGATGCCGAGGCACTGGAGAGCCATCGGCAGACCCTGGGTCAGAGTTTCGCCAAGCTGCGCACCACCCAGATCGAGCCCGTAGCCCGCTTTGCCCGCGCCGAACTCGGCGGCCCGGAGGATTCGCCGAAGCGGATCTACTATCCCTTCAGCGGTCCTGACGCGCTGTATCTGCTGACGCTGTTCCCGGACGTGCAGCGTTCGGTACTGACCGGCCTGGAGCCGATCGGCGACGTGCCGGACTTCACCGGCTTGCGTCCACAGGAGATCGAGGCGGGTCTGGCCGAAGTGCGGCGCTCCCTGTACGCCATCCTGTCCTTCAGCTTCTTCCGCACCAACGATCTGACCGTGGATCTGCGGCGCAGCCGCTTCTCCGGTGTCACTCCGATCCTGTTCGTGTTCCTGGCCGAAGCCGGCTATGCGGTGTTCGATGTGCGTTTCATCCTGTTGGCGCCGTCGGGACAGCTGTGTAGGGCCGATG
Coding sequences within:
- a CDS encoding amino acid permease, yielding MPETAPVLRRLGLWSASAIVVANMIGTGVFSTLSYQVHALPDERAILLLWVLGGLSALAGALCYAELGAGRPRSGGEYLLLTQLFHPAVGFLAGWISVVAGFAGPIAAAALAFSAYFGKLWPPAAQAPTTVALVLVSLISALHMLRVEIGAGFQVVTTAFKILVMLGIVVAALLVAPERALVQTDLAATVFDPAFAVSLVYVTYAYLGWNAALYVAGEVRNPQRNLPLSLLASTALVTLLYVAVNWAFLRLVPFADLVRVDPGTMSVENELAVGFLAGRALFGEAGGMIVGGAIAFTLVSTVSAMVLAGPRVLAAMADDWPPFAVFGRRHSGGSPRHAIVFQWLLIMLLLLTASFEFVVNFIGVSLTLFNIAVIVGFLRERWREPDRPRPFRAPFGWTAGLLFLALNSWMVVFLSANQPQAVLLSLASIAVAFVGYWPLRHHAPETRR
- a CDS encoding bifunctional aspartate kinase/diaminopimelate decarboxylase, which translates into the protein MKFGGTSVSRRHRWENIGRLMSARHQEGLRVLTVVSALSGVTDALKAMAAQHGDAAAMAAGAESLIERHRGFAAELGLSPEFLNPRVDALRRLVSDVRAASGAFAWQAELLGQGELWSSTIGARFLASLGLDLQWLDARDYLTSREQAIQTDWSRYLSAICDPRPSAAIREDLAMRGSLFITQGFIARQPQGDTVLLGRGGSDTSASYFGALLGADRVEIWTDVPGMFSANPRLVPDARLLRQLDYDEAQEIATTGAKVLHPRAIAPVREVRVPLWIKDTERPDFPGTEISAESAAGAPSVKAISMRNGITLVSMESIGMWQQVGFLADVFGIFKRHGLSVDLIGSAETNVTVSLDPSDNLLDAGTLEALCSDLAQVCRVKVIAPCAAVTLVGRGMRGMMHRLSELLAEVGARRVHLVSQSSNNLNLTFVIDAADADGVVPSLHALLVRARLTGAEGDPVFGPAWRELEGLRPAPQPSWWQHVRPALLAHAGAGTPTYVYADSVLCARAQGLLGLAAVDRRYYAIKANPHPQILQRLATLGFGMECVSSGELAHIRQSVPDLPMDRILFTPNFAARSEYQQALELGVNVTVDNLALLDDWAELWDGREILLRFDLGRGLGHHDKVKTGGEKSKFGIGLADLDQAVASARRAGAVIVGLHAHLGSGIFDVGHWKSVYSDLAALAERFPALRYLDIGGGLGVPHEPGEPALDLRELDAALAEVKSMYPRYQLWIEPGRYLVAEAGVLLARVNQTKRKSGAQFLGIDAGMHTLLRPALYEAWHEIVNLSRLDEPSAGRWQVVGPICESGDILGRDRLLPASAEGDVVLIANAGAYGASMASNYNLRGLVREVYDDSI
- a CDS encoding endonuclease domain-containing protein; translated protein: MSPNSTRPHAQVFRLAEAAYADGEVSLAYAFDDGPPMVERIQFPGAPARVPAGREQAFAQALMLLHGIAGVSYYKALVPERIEFAGTLPDPALADLLNETYLHGLGEFAHQNGLDLREQICFPRGAAAASTAAQLGLPRRALVPIGGGKDSLVSIETLKQAGEAFAVVWIGRSDLIRACAQATGQPLLNIQRTIAPELFELNRQGAWNGHIPVTAINSAILVLAALLYGYDEIVFSNEASASVGNFSENELDINHQWSKSLRFESLFADYLRSHVASDLGYYSLLRPLSELAVTERFARLTRYHSLFSSCNRNFRILGARPSSRWCGECPKCRFVFLALAPFMSKPALLAIFGRNLLDEREQIDGFDALLEFGAVKPFECVGEGRESRAALLALCERADWREDLIVQRFQQQILPRIDASALAMAPMLQPATEHRVPERLRALL